Proteins from a single region of Akkermansiaceae bacterium:
- a CDS encoding heparinase II/III family protein translates to MIRRLFLMLFLFAGCAMGGVSPDKLPAHPRLFANAARFDEIRKQVADEGPARDFFLVLKARADSLLKQEPVERIMTGKRLLSVSRQALECITVSAMVGKLEDNAAYKERAIAEMRALAGFTDWNQPHFLDVAEATFAMGIGYDWLYDDLTSADRDLISGAIIGKGLKTSLISRSGKDPFWVSGTNNWNQVCHSGMAIGALAVAERDPELATRIVDRAINNLQYAAKAYAPDGIYPEGPGYWAYGTGFHVALVDALKTSLGDTFGLEKFPGFLKTADFMVQMCSPSGRYYNFSDNTQTRGFETPLFWFARELKRPGLLEADLTIVEDLKRKPRKLDRLMPLALVWWDGKKAETGESPPPSWAGGGKVPLAVFRERWGDRNAAFVAFKGGKPAISHGHMDVGSFVFEKDGIRWAEDLGLQSYNTLESRGIDLWNSKQDSPRWKVFRLGSEAHNIPRFNGADQIVEGTAGVVKTDTDKRLMVLDLTPLYAGMVKSSHRGVRMMPDGRVVIRDEWQAGEKPVSMTFQWLTKAKVTTDSKGALLESGGKSLRLEVTAESPFTVAVQDLSKPANDYDQANPGLKRIVITTETAAGKPGSMVVATGAGDADIPAGTLGSW, encoded by the coding sequence ATGATACGCCGCCTTTTCCTGATGCTTTTCCTCTTCGCGGGATGTGCGATGGGAGGTGTTTCGCCCGACAAACTGCCCGCGCACCCGCGGCTGTTCGCGAATGCGGCCCGCTTCGACGAGATCAGGAAACAGGTGGCTGACGAAGGACCTGCACGGGACTTTTTTCTGGTGCTGAAGGCGCGGGCGGATTCGCTGCTCAAGCAGGAGCCGGTGGAGCGAATCATGACGGGAAAGCGGCTGCTGTCCGTGTCCCGCCAGGCACTGGAGTGCATCACCGTTTCAGCGATGGTGGGGAAGCTGGAGGACAACGCGGCCTACAAGGAACGGGCGATCGCGGAGATGCGGGCGCTGGCGGGCTTCACGGACTGGAACCAGCCGCATTTTCTGGATGTGGCGGAGGCGACGTTCGCCATGGGGATTGGGTATGACTGGCTTTACGACGATCTGACTTCCGCGGACCGGGATCTGATCTCGGGTGCGATCATCGGGAAGGGACTGAAGACGTCGCTGATCTCACGCAGCGGCAAAGATCCGTTCTGGGTGTCCGGCACGAACAACTGGAACCAGGTATGCCACTCCGGCATGGCCATCGGCGCGCTGGCCGTGGCGGAACGTGACCCTGAACTGGCAACGAGGATAGTGGACCGCGCGATCAATAACCTGCAGTACGCGGCCAAGGCCTATGCTCCGGACGGGATCTACCCGGAGGGTCCCGGCTACTGGGCCTATGGTACTGGATTCCACGTCGCACTGGTGGATGCGCTGAAGACCTCGCTGGGGGATACCTTCGGACTGGAGAAGTTCCCGGGGTTCCTGAAGACGGCGGACTTCATGGTCCAGATGTGCTCCCCCTCCGGGAGGTATTACAATTTTTCCGACAACACGCAGACGCGGGGATTCGAGACGCCGTTGTTCTGGTTCGCCAGGGAACTGAAGCGCCCCGGCCTGCTGGAAGCGGATCTGACCATCGTGGAGGATCTGAAGAGGAAGCCGCGGAAGCTGGACCGGCTGATGCCGCTGGCGCTGGTCTGGTGGGACGGAAAGAAGGCGGAGACGGGTGAATCCCCTCCCCCGTCCTGGGCGGGTGGCGGAAAGGTGCCGCTGGCGGTTTTCCGCGAGCGCTGGGGCGACCGGAACGCCGCCTTCGTGGCGTTCAAGGGAGGCAAGCCCGCCATTTCCCACGGCCACATGGATGTGGGATCGTTCGTCTTTGAAAAGGACGGCATCCGCTGGGCGGAGGATCTGGGGCTACAGTCCTACAATACGCTGGAGTCCCGCGGAATCGACCTGTGGAACTCGAAGCAGGACAGCCCGCGCTGGAAGGTGTTCCGACTTGGATCCGAAGCCCACAACATCCCGCGCTTCAACGGCGCGGACCAGATCGTGGAAGGAACGGCAGGGGTGGTGAAGACCGACACGGACAAGCGTCTGATGGTGCTGGACCTGACCCCGCTCTATGCCGGAATGGTGAAGTCATCACACAGGGGCGTGCGGATGATGCCGGACGGCCGCGTGGTCATCCGGGATGAATGGCAGGCGGGGGAAAAGCCCGTGTCCATGACGTTCCAGTGGCTGACGAAGGCGAAGGTCACGACGGACAGCAAGGGGGCACTGCTGGAGTCCGGCGGAAAGTCGCTCCGTCTGGAGGTGACTGCGGAAAGCCCGTTCACCGTCGCGGTGCAGGATCTTTCCAAACCGGCGAATGACTACGACCAGGCGAATCCCGGCCTGAAGCGCATCGTCATCACGACAGAAACGGCAGCCGGGAAACCAGGCTCCATGGTGGTGGCCACCGGTGCCGGGGATGCCGACATTCCGGCCGGAACTCTTGGGTCGTGGTAA
- a CDS encoding class I SAM-dependent methyltransferase translates to MEKRLPLIHRVYGAIFKIWRVKRFRLFVSKIRPKKTDRVLDIGGYPNTWIAQPPVVHSIDSLNVHPVDWDPSQAPEHRINIVTGDGCALEMDDKSYDIAFSNSVIEHVGEWDRQVAFAKEVRRVGKALWIQTPAKECPVEPHYLALFVHWLPKSVQRRVLRHFTLWGWIARPSRTQIDEMVDTTRLLSKKEMKTLFPDCEIHTERLLGIIPKSYVAFRISGE, encoded by the coding sequence ATGGAGAAGCGCCTTCCACTAATTCATCGTGTCTATGGTGCCATTTTCAAGATCTGGAGGGTGAAACGTTTTCGGCTGTTTGTTTCAAAGATCCGCCCGAAGAAGACGGATCGGGTGCTGGATATCGGCGGCTATCCCAATACATGGATCGCGCAACCCCCGGTTGTCCACAGCATCGATTCACTCAACGTGCATCCGGTTGACTGGGATCCGTCCCAAGCGCCGGAGCACCGTATCAACATTGTAACCGGTGATGGATGCGCCCTTGAAATGGATGACAAGAGCTACGATATTGCTTTTTCGAACAGTGTGATCGAGCACGTTGGGGAGTGGGATAGGCAGGTGGCATTTGCCAAAGAGGTGCGCCGCGTCGGCAAGGCTTTGTGGATACAGACGCCGGCGAAGGAATGCCCCGTGGAACCCCACTACCTCGCACTTTTCGTGCACTGGCTCCCGAAATCCGTCCAACGGCGTGTGCTGCGTCACTTCACCCTCTGGGGATGGATTGCCCGGCCAAGCAGGACTCAGATCGATGAGATGGTTGATACCACCCGGCTGCTCAGCAAAAAGGAGATGAAAACCCTCTTTCCGGATTGTGAAATCCACACCGAGAGGCTCTTGGGAATTATTCCCAAGTCCTATGTTGCTTTCAGAATCTCCGGAGAGTGA
- the rpsF gene encoding 30S ribosomal protein S6, whose product MSRKYQGLIILNPKNIDGTIDDTIKAVAKEIEGEGAKIEKVNQIGRKQFAYTSRHVDAGHYVDYTLSAPAEAIKKIEARLKLNGNVHLQHYQRLA is encoded by the coding sequence ATGAGCCGCAAGTACCAAGGCCTGATCATCCTCAATCCCAAGAACATCGACGGAACGATCGATGACACCATCAAAGCCGTCGCCAAGGAGATCGAAGGCGAAGGCGCGAAGATCGAGAAAGTGAACCAGATCGGCCGCAAGCAGTTCGCCTACACCTCCCGCCACGTTGATGCCGGCCACTATGTGGACTACACGCTCAGCGCGCCTGCCGAAGCGATCAAGAAGATCGAGGCACGCCTCAAGCTGAACGGCAACGTGCACCTCCAACACTACCAGCGTCTGGCCTGA
- a CDS encoding MarR family transcriptional regulator, translating into MKRLSDADYTALADFRHALRCFLEFSENAAAAEGLTPQQHQALLVIRGTPGSVANVGRLAERLRVKHNTAVELAQRLEAAGLVSRQSSEEDKRAVLLSLTDLGSSKLEILTHIHRRELGQLSPEILRLLHSLDA; encoded by the coding sequence ATGAAACGACTTTCCGATGCGGACTACACCGCGCTGGCGGACTTCCGGCACGCCTTGAGATGCTTCCTGGAGTTCAGTGAGAACGCGGCGGCGGCCGAAGGATTGACGCCCCAGCAGCACCAAGCGCTGCTGGTGATCCGCGGCACTCCCGGCTCCGTGGCGAATGTGGGGAGGCTGGCGGAGCGGTTGCGGGTGAAACACAACACCGCGGTGGAATTGGCCCAGCGCCTGGAAGCGGCGGGCCTGGTGTCCCGCCAGTCGAGCGAGGAGGACAAGCGGGCGGTCCTGCTAAGCCTGACGGATCTCGGCTCCTCGAAGCTGGAGATCCTGACCCACATCCACCGCCGCGAACTGGGGCAGCTCAGTCCGGAGATCCTGCGGCTCCTCCACAGCCTCGATGCATGA
- a CDS encoding HPP family protein, producing MRKWSDLLGVELSAVSWKEKGISLLGGVLSILFLIFFTGRCMHLPHATGLVASMGASAVLLFAVPHGQLSQPWPVLAGHGFSALIGVACARWIPDQTMAAAVAVGLSIGVMHFFKCIHPPGGATALTAVLGGPAVHALGFHFVLCPVLVNGLVMVTIAVLFNGFFIWRRYPAALAWKPAEQPGSPTHEQVIAALRELDSFVDISEDDLIRLSRSLMELQASLRILAQKKARRDAGPFGKVLKVPSIRRRRQPRRSRHRTCRCGR from the coding sequence ATGAGAAAATGGAGTGATCTGCTGGGCGTCGAACTGAGTGCCGTCAGTTGGAAAGAGAAGGGGATTTCCCTGCTGGGAGGTGTCCTCTCCATTCTTTTCCTCATCTTTTTCACCGGCCGCTGCATGCACCTCCCCCATGCCACCGGCTTGGTCGCATCAATGGGCGCGAGCGCCGTGTTGTTGTTTGCGGTTCCCCACGGCCAGTTGTCCCAGCCGTGGCCGGTCCTTGCGGGTCACGGCTTCTCAGCCCTCATCGGCGTGGCTTGCGCGAGATGGATTCCGGATCAAACGATGGCCGCCGCGGTGGCCGTCGGCCTTTCCATCGGGGTGATGCACTTTTTCAAATGCATCCATCCTCCCGGAGGAGCCACCGCCCTGACGGCGGTTCTGGGCGGCCCCGCCGTTCACGCCCTGGGATTTCACTTCGTGCTTTGTCCGGTGCTGGTGAACGGCCTGGTGATGGTCACCATCGCGGTGCTTTTCAACGGCTTCTTCATCTGGCGGAGGTATCCGGCGGCGCTCGCCTGGAAGCCTGCGGAGCAGCCCGGTTCCCCCACCCACGAGCAGGTGATCGCCGCGCTGCGGGAGCTGGATTCGTTCGTGGACATCTCGGAAGACGATCTGATACGGCTCAGCCGCTCGCTCATGGAACTTCAGGCATCCCTCCGTATCCTGGCACAAAAAAAGGCCCGGCGTGATGCCGGGCCTTTTGGGAAGGTGCTGAAAGTTCCGTCGATCAGGCGGAGGCGGCAGCCTCGGAGATCGCGGCACCGGACTTGCCGATGTGGGCGATGA
- a CDS encoding DUF1980 domain-containing protein has protein sequence MSPRNRRILFSLALLIWSGVILYFYASGRITKYLAPDFRLISLGGGLGLAVLGLFNLLTAGQHADCGHDHGDGDAHDHESGDMHPLTAFALMVVPVLLSVAWTKDRYSEAAISRKTMTVDEVRSPFMASMLGPITREDLEKNHRKTEDGYYEMSLMELFFSSGDAELQKALGGMKVQTEGRWAEERADNDAGTRKRLYRMFITCCAADSRAIPIILEFGKEPPEFPDGGWVRVSGTITFPKGKAGVQPVLEVEQSLAAEEPYEESFMRN, from the coding sequence ATGAGCCCACGCAACCGACGCATCCTGTTTTCGCTCGCGCTGCTGATCTGGAGCGGGGTGATCCTCTATTTCTACGCCTCCGGCCGGATCACGAAGTACCTCGCCCCGGACTTCCGCCTCATCTCGCTCGGTGGTGGTCTCGGTCTGGCGGTGCTGGGTCTGTTCAATCTCCTCACCGCGGGCCAGCACGCGGACTGCGGCCATGACCATGGTGACGGGGATGCCCACGACCATGAGTCCGGGGACATGCACCCCCTCACCGCCTTCGCGCTGATGGTGGTGCCGGTCCTGCTTTCCGTCGCCTGGACGAAGGACAGGTACTCCGAAGCCGCCATCTCCCGGAAGACCATGACCGTGGATGAGGTGAGATCCCCCTTCATGGCCTCCATGCTCGGACCCATCACCCGCGAGGATCTGGAGAAAAACCACCGCAAGACGGAGGACGGCTACTACGAGATGTCCCTGATGGAACTCTTCTTCTCCAGCGGGGATGCGGAGCTGCAGAAGGCGCTGGGAGGCATGAAGGTCCAGACGGAAGGCCGCTGGGCGGAGGAGAGGGCGGACAACGACGCGGGAACGCGCAAGCGGCTCTACCGCATGTTCATCACCTGCTGCGCGGCGGACAGCCGCGCCATCCCGATCATCCTGGAGTTCGGCAAGGAGCCGCCGGAGTTTCCCGATGGTGGCTGGGTCCGGGTTTCCGGCACCATCACCTTCCCGAAAGGCAAAGCGGGCGTCCAGCCGGTGCTGGAGGTCGAGCAGTCGCTCGCCGCCGAGGAGCCTTACGAAGAAAGTTTCATGCGGAACTGA
- a CDS encoding chloride channel protein: MKERSGLKLALTAIPLGVVVAFAGIGLLKLIHLITQLSFHGRFSFHESDPGFATFGWPAIFVPALGGLAIGLIARFGSPAIRGHGIPEAMQGVMTGGSRIPLKVAILKPLSTALSIGTGGPFGAEGPIIATGGAIGSLAGQWLPHSAAERKILLSAGAAAGMTAVFGTPLAGVLLAIELLLFEFRSRSLLPVAMAAGAAMAVRGVVGEPFPMLPLPAPDAPGPMLAVGSVVIGAVCGLAAVILTHTLHAIEHAFEKLPFHWMWWPAIGGLVVGLIGWVDPRTMGPGYGNLRTLLDGGMLLPALTALLVLKFLSWSICLGSGTAGGTLAPVMTIGGAVGALTAHALAGLPGFDGFPFGIAALIGMAAIFAGASRAFLTSVAFAFEATHSTATFGPLLLGCAFAILVSKWLMKESIMTEKLARSGVRVPEDYEPDPLHGGTVEELMIRDPLVVGRDMTVGGLGDLISTSSSRWSRARLFPIIGDDRELLGVVSRADIFAAVQENPDPPALEVAITHPITIHPDESLAEAADRMILHEIGRLPVVDRSNPPRLCGIISRREILEARRRRLEDERVKPR, translated from the coding sequence ATGAAAGAGAGGAGCGGCCTGAAGCTTGCCCTGACCGCGATCCCGCTCGGAGTGGTGGTGGCCTTCGCCGGGATCGGCCTGCTGAAGCTGATCCACCTGATCACCCAACTTTCGTTCCACGGCCGGTTTTCCTTCCATGAAAGCGATCCCGGTTTCGCCACCTTCGGGTGGCCGGCCATTTTCGTTCCCGCACTGGGTGGGCTGGCCATCGGGTTGATCGCCCGTTTCGGGAGCCCGGCGATCCGCGGCCACGGTATCCCGGAAGCGATGCAGGGGGTGATGACGGGGGGCAGCCGGATCCCACTGAAAGTCGCCATCCTGAAACCGCTGTCCACCGCCCTCTCCATCGGGACCGGCGGACCATTCGGAGCGGAAGGCCCGATCATCGCCACAGGTGGCGCGATCGGTTCGCTGGCGGGCCAGTGGCTGCCCCACAGCGCGGCGGAACGGAAGATCCTGTTGTCCGCAGGTGCGGCGGCGGGGATGACGGCGGTGTTCGGAACACCCCTGGCGGGAGTATTGCTGGCGATCGAGCTGCTGCTGTTCGAATTCCGCAGCCGGAGCCTGCTGCCGGTTGCAATGGCGGCGGGAGCGGCGATGGCGGTCCGCGGTGTGGTCGGTGAACCTTTCCCCATGCTGCCCCTGCCCGCACCGGATGCACCGGGCCCCATGCTCGCGGTCGGCTCGGTCGTCATCGGGGCGGTGTGCGGACTTGCGGCGGTCATCCTCACCCACACGCTGCATGCCATCGAGCATGCCTTTGAAAAACTTCCCTTCCACTGGATGTGGTGGCCCGCCATCGGCGGTCTGGTGGTGGGGCTGATCGGCTGGGTGGATCCCCGGACGATGGGTCCTGGCTACGGAAACCTGCGGACCCTTCTGGATGGCGGGATGTTGCTGCCCGCCCTCACCGCCCTGCTGGTCCTGAAATTCCTTTCCTGGTCGATCTGCCTGGGCAGTGGCACCGCCGGGGGGACGCTGGCCCCCGTGATGACCATCGGCGGGGCGGTCGGCGCTCTCACCGCCCACGCCCTGGCCGGCCTGCCGGGGTTCGATGGCTTTCCTTTCGGGATCGCCGCATTGATCGGCATGGCGGCCATCTTTGCGGGAGCCTCACGAGCCTTCCTGACCTCGGTCGCCTTCGCGTTCGAGGCGACCCATTCGACCGCCACGTTCGGGCCGCTGCTGCTGGGTTGTGCATTCGCCATCCTGGTTTCCAAATGGCTGATGAAGGAATCCATCATGACGGAAAAGCTCGCCCGCAGCGGCGTGCGGGTGCCGGAGGACTACGAGCCGGATCCCCTCCACGGCGGGACGGTGGAGGAACTCATGATCCGCGATCCGCTGGTGGTTGGACGGGACATGACCGTGGGCGGGCTGGGGGATCTGATCTCCACCAGCTCCAGCCGCTGGAGCCGGGCGCGGTTGTTCCCCATCATCGGGGATGACCGTGAGCTGCTGGGGGTCGTTTCACGGGCGGACATTTTCGCCGCCGTCCAGGAGAATCCCGATCCACCGGCCCTCGAAGTCGCCATCACCCACCCCATCACCATCCATCCGGATGAATCGCTGGCGGAAGCGGCGGACCGCATGATCCTGCATGAGATCGGGCGGCTGCCGGTGGTGGACCGGTCCAATCCCCCGAGGCTTTGCGGGATCATCAGCCGCCGGGAAATCCTGGAAGCGAGACGGAGACGTCTGGAAGACGAGAGGGTGAAACCCCGATGA
- a CDS encoding cupin domain-containing protein encodes MVKPRDVFVSVAAFGTASALFAATQGDPPPAVMKSVAFEWNDLPVKASAKGETRKVFQAPTATLDELECHVTTLKPGVTSHPPHEHPDEEILIVKEGTVEALVAGEWRKLGPGSVIFQAANETHTIRNAGETPATYHVFKWNSPGMLKKKAE; translated from the coding sequence ATGGTCAAACCCCGTGATGTGTTCGTTTCCGTGGCGGCCTTTGGCACCGCCTCCGCCTTGTTCGCCGCCACACAGGGCGACCCGCCTCCGGCGGTGATGAAGTCGGTCGCATTCGAGTGGAACGACCTGCCGGTGAAGGCCAGCGCGAAGGGCGAGACGCGGAAGGTGTTCCAAGCGCCCACCGCCACGCTGGACGAACTGGAATGCCATGTGACGACCCTCAAGCCCGGAGTGACCTCACATCCCCCGCACGAGCATCCGGATGAGGAGATCCTGATCGTGAAGGAGGGAACGGTCGAAGCGCTGGTGGCCGGAGAATGGCGGAAGCTGGGGCCGGGTTCGGTCATCTTCCAGGCGGCGAACGAAACCCACACGATCCGCAATGCCGGTGAGACACCCGCCACCTACCATGTTTTCAAATGGAACTCGCCCGGGATGCTGAAGAAAAAAGCGGAGTGA
- a CDS encoding permease, with protein sequence MSPDSQQDFALAFLSILFEGAPFILLGTLISGFIDIYLPAGTMDRFLPKNKILAVLTAGLLGAVFPVCECAVVPVIRRLVKKGLPVSCALTYMLAAPIVNPITALSTWKAFQGQGAGMMTSGRLILGFLIAVLVGLIVSRMRLSSVLKPKLVESLSAPDPAPAKETDCCDHDHAGHDHHHDHDHADGCCGHDHGHEHHHHPAGEDNRMVAAFRSAMKDFVEVGVYFTIGVAITALFNTGIAPGAEWLDSVAGNPVGAPAALMVLAFVLSLCSTSDAFIAATLHKFTWGAKLAFLTYGPMMDVKLLFLYQTVLNKRFIAALAVGLFVAIGAASIFWQEIVLKTP encoded by the coding sequence ATGTCTCCCGATTCGCAACAGGACTTCGCGCTCGCGTTTCTGAGCATCCTTTTTGAAGGCGCCCCGTTCATCCTGCTGGGGACGCTCATCAGCGGCTTCATCGACATCTATCTGCCCGCGGGCACGATGGATCGGTTCCTCCCGAAAAACAAGATCCTCGCCGTGCTGACCGCCGGCCTGCTGGGTGCGGTTTTCCCGGTCTGTGAATGCGCCGTGGTCCCCGTCATCCGCCGCTTGGTGAAAAAAGGCCTGCCGGTTTCCTGCGCGCTCACCTACATGCTCGCCGCGCCCATCGTGAACCCCATCACCGCCTTGAGCACCTGGAAGGCTTTCCAGGGCCAGGGTGCGGGCATGATGACCAGCGGCCGCCTCATCCTCGGGTTCCTGATCGCCGTCCTCGTCGGACTCATCGTTTCCCGCATGCGGCTCTCCTCCGTCCTGAAGCCGAAGCTGGTGGAAAGCCTCTCCGCCCCCGATCCGGCCCCTGCCAAGGAAACCGACTGCTGTGATCATGACCACGCCGGACATGACCATCACCACGACCACGATCATGCGGACGGTTGCTGCGGCCATGACCATGGCCACGAACACCACCACCACCCAGCGGGTGAGGACAACCGGATGGTCGCCGCGTTCCGTTCCGCGATGAAGGACTTCGTGGAGGTGGGGGTTTATTTCACCATCGGTGTCGCCATCACCGCGCTGTTCAACACGGGCATCGCCCCCGGTGCGGAGTGGCTGGACAGCGTCGCCGGGAATCCGGTGGGCGCCCCCGCCGCGCTCATGGTGCTGGCCTTCGTCCTCAGCCTCTGCAGCACCTCGGACGCGTTCATCGCCGCCACCCTCCACAAGTTCACCTGGGGCGCGAAACTTGCCTTCCTCACCTACGGTCCGATGATGGATGTGAAGCTGCTGTTCCTTTACCAGACGGTGCTGAACAAGCGGTTCATCGCCGCCCTCGCCGTCGGTCTCTTCGTCGCCATCGGCGCCGCCTCCATCTTCTGGCAGGAAATCGTCCTGAAAACCCCATGA
- a CDS encoding 50S ribosomal protein L25 produces the protein MATKASLKAAPRARSGSGRLKQMRREGWLPSVIYGRTVEAHNLKVDAKTFSELLAHSSSENILINLDVEGEGTRLAFLQSIQHDPLTGAALHADFLAIDEKTEITAHIPTHLNGEPAGVKAGGILEQYIHALEITCLPNDLPDTLEFDVAHLQEGDSLHISDVKLPAGVRATHAGEVVIAHIGKSGAAISEAAASA, from the coding sequence ATGGCCACGAAAGCATCACTCAAAGCAGCACCGCGCGCCCGCAGCGGATCCGGACGCCTCAAACAAATGCGCCGCGAAGGCTGGCTGCCATCCGTCATCTACGGTCGCACCGTCGAGGCCCACAACCTCAAGGTTGACGCGAAGACCTTCAGCGAACTGCTCGCACACAGCAGCTCCGAGAACATCCTGATCAACCTCGACGTGGAAGGCGAAGGCACCCGCCTCGCATTCCTGCAGTCCATCCAGCACGACCCGCTCACCGGTGCCGCGCTGCACGCCGATTTCCTCGCCATCGACGAGAAGACCGAAATCACCGCCCACATCCCGACCCACCTCAACGGTGAGCCTGCCGGGGTGAAGGCCGGCGGCATTCTGGAGCAGTACATCCACGCGCTGGAAATCACCTGCCTCCCGAACGATCTTCCGGACACCCTCGAGTTCGACGTTGCCCACCTCCAGGAGGGTGACTCCCTTCACATCAGCGATGTGAAGCTCCCTGCCGGTGTCCGTGCCACCCACGCGGGTGAAGTCGTCATCGCCCACATCGGCAAGTCCGGTGCCGCGATCTCCGAGGCTGCCGCCTCCGCCTGA
- the pth gene encoding aminoacyl-tRNA hydrolase, translated as MFQLIVGLGNPGRQYEDTRHNVGFMVLDRLAAETGAAFQSVPKWQSHLAKIPGDGTMLLKPQTFMNLSGRALQQILSFHKWTPENILVVYDDVSLPLGTLRFREKGSAGGHNGIKSILQHLHTDAFPRLKVGIGGSQPGEMVGHVLGKFAPDERPVLENTLATALAAVQLARSQGLAAAANRFHTLTKPTPADEPQVPRPDHPQSQEHRRNDR; from the coding sequence ATGTTCCAGTTGATCGTGGGGCTCGGGAATCCCGGCCGCCAATATGAAGACACCCGCCACAATGTCGGATTCATGGTGCTGGACAGGCTGGCCGCTGAGACGGGCGCGGCTTTCCAGTCCGTGCCGAAATGGCAGAGCCACCTGGCGAAGATCCCCGGGGACGGCACGATGCTACTGAAGCCGCAGACTTTCATGAATCTGAGCGGCCGGGCGCTCCAGCAGATCCTTTCGTTCCACAAATGGACTCCGGAAAACATCCTGGTGGTCTATGACGATGTTTCGCTGCCGCTCGGCACGCTGAGATTCCGGGAAAAAGGTTCCGCGGGGGGGCACAACGGGATCAAATCCATCCTCCAGCATCTGCACACGGATGCCTTTCCCCGGCTGAAGGTGGGGATCGGCGGCAGCCAGCCGGGGGAAATGGTCGGCCATGTGCTGGGAAAATTCGCCCCGGATGAGCGCCCGGTGCTGGAAAACACGCTTGCCACCGCCCTCGCAGCGGTGCAGCTTGCGCGTTCCCAAGGTCTCGCCGCCGCGGCGAACCGTTTCCATACCCTCACCAAACCAACTCCTGCAGATGAGCCGCAAGTACCAAGGCCTGATCATCCTCAATCCCAAGAACATCGACGGAACGATCGATGA
- a CDS encoding single-stranded DNA-binding protein, translating into MANLNKVMLIGNLTRDPELRYTPKGTAVADIALAINRVWNNEQNQRQEETTFVDITLWGRQAELAQQYLTKGRGAYIEGRLQMDTWDDKQTGQKRSKLKVVAESLQFLPDGKGGSGGQIPQGGGQQSSRPPQQGGRPQGASAAPPEEYGDEDDIPF; encoded by the coding sequence ATGGCCAACCTGAACAAAGTCATGCTCATCGGGAATCTCACCCGTGACCCGGAGCTGAGATATACCCCGAAGGGAACCGCTGTCGCGGACATCGCGCTGGCCATCAACCGCGTCTGGAACAACGAGCAGAACCAGCGCCAGGAAGAAACCACCTTCGTGGACATCACGTTGTGGGGCCGCCAGGCGGAACTCGCCCAGCAATACCTGACCAAAGGACGCGGCGCCTACATCGAGGGCCGCCTCCAGATGGACACGTGGGACGACAAGCAGACCGGCCAGAAGCGCAGCAAGCTGAAGGTGGTCGCGGAAAGCCTCCAGTTCCTTCCCGACGGCAAAGGCGGCTCCGGCGGCCAGATCCCGCAGGGTGGCGGCCAGCAAAGCTCCCGCCCGCCCCAACAAGGCGGCCGTCCGCAGGGAGCCTCCGCGGCTCCCCCTGAAGAATACGGCGACGAGGACGACATCCCGTTCTGA